Sequence from the Microbacterium dextranolyticum genome:
GTCGTCATCGCCCTCGTCGTCTGGATGAACAACTCCGCGACCGACCCGGGAACCGCCCCCAGCAGCTCGGGCGTCAACCAGACCACCGGTGCCATCTCCGTCGGCACCGGCGAGAAGACTCTCGACACGTACGTCGACTTCATGTGCCCGATCTGCAACACCTTCGAGCAGACCTACGGCGGCGAGATCCTCGACCTGGTCAACGCAGGCACGATCACCCTCAACATCCACCCGATCTCGATCCTCGACCGCGCGTCGCAGGGCACCCAGTTCTCCACCCGCTCGGCCAGTGCCATGTACTGCGTCGCCGAGTCCGACCCGAAGGCGGCCGTGCCCTTCATGCAGGCGATGTTCGCCAAGCAGCCGCAGGAGAACTCGGCCGGTCTCACCGACGAGCAGATCACCGACATCGCCAAGAGCGTCGGCGCCGACAGCGCCGCCTCGTGCATCACGGCGGGAACGTACAAGAAGTTCGTCACCTCGATGACCGAGAAGACGCCGATCGCCCCGGGCGCCTCGGGCATCGGCACGCCGACCATCGCGGTCAACGGCACGGTCATCGACAACAAGACGATTCCGGCCAAGGGCAAGTTCGCCTCGCTCTTCCAGTGAGCCGCACCGCCTGCGCGTGAGGCAGACGGCGCGTGAGGTGAACGGCGCGGGCGGCAGGTTGCCGCCCGCGCCGTTATCACGTACAGTAGACCTTTGGTGTCTTACGCCTTCATTGGCGTGTCGCGACACCGCCCCAACCATCCACCGCAGACCGACCGGTCTGCTCATTGTGAGTGAGCGAATGGCGAAAAAAGACGGAGTCATCGAGATCGAGGGTGTGATCTCCGAGGCGCTGCCCAATGCGATGTTCCGCGTTGAGCTGACCAACGGGCACAAGGTCCTCGCGACGATCTCCGGAAAGATGCGGCAGAACTACATCCGCATCATCCCCGAAGACCGCGTCGTCGTGGAGCTCTCGCCCTACGACCTCACGCGCGGTCGCATCGTCTACCGCTACCGCTGAACCGGTCGAGAAGTAACGAGCGGGCGGATGCCACGGCAGCCGCATGACTCGAAGACAGCGATAAAGGAAGCATCATGAAGGTCAACCCCTCCGTCAAGCCGATCTGCGACCACTGCAAGGTGATCCGCCGCCACGGCCGCGTGATGGTCATCTGCAAGTCCAACCCGCGCCACAAGCAGCGCCAGGGCTGACGGCGAGCGGATGCCACGGCATCCGCTCCCACAAACGTACA
This genomic interval carries:
- a CDS encoding DsbA family protein, which encodes MAQAAAGKTNWFAIWVSVAVVAVVAVVIALVVWMNNSATDPGTAPSSSGVNQTTGAISVGTGEKTLDTYVDFMCPICNTFEQTYGGEILDLVNAGTITLNIHPISILDRASQGTQFSTRSASAMYCVAESDPKAAVPFMQAMFAKQPQENSAGLTDEQITDIAKSVGADSAASCITAGTYKKFVTSMTEKTPIAPGASGIGTPTIAVNGTVIDNKTIPAKGKFASLFQ
- the infA gene encoding translation initiation factor IF-1 — protein: MAKKDGVIEIEGVISEALPNAMFRVELTNGHKVLATISGKMRQNYIRIIPEDRVVVELSPYDLTRGRIVYRYR
- the rpmJ gene encoding 50S ribosomal protein L36, producing the protein MKVNPSVKPICDHCKVIRRHGRVMVICKSNPRHKQRQG